A part of Antechinus flavipes isolate AdamAnt ecotype Samford, QLD, Australia chromosome 6, AdamAnt_v2, whole genome shotgun sequence genomic DNA contains:
- the LOC127541591 gene encoding olfactory receptor 2D3-like: protein MTEANITFVTEFIFLGLSSQPRAQLILFIMFLFFYLLTVLGNLIIITVIQIEPRLQTPMYFFLTNLSFLDICYTTTNVPQMLSNIVGKKKTISFTGCAIQMYCSLSFGMIECVLLGVMAYDRYVAICAPLHYIVIMNKRTCVHMVIISCTSSFLSSMVINVLTLRLPYCGPNVLNHFFCEVPAVLRLACTDTSFTELVVFIFSIIIVFIPFLLIVISYARILLSVLKMRSASGRLKALSTCASHLTVVVLFYGTAMFMYMRPQSKSSRSGGKIIAVFYTIITPMLNPLIYSLRNQDVKGALKKVISKQSMA from the coding sequence ATGACAGAAGCGAATATAACATTTGTGACTGAATTCATTTTCTTGGGACTCTCTTCTCAGCCAAGGGCTCAACTCATCCTTTTCATCAtgtttttgttcttctatttATTGACAGTACTTGGCAATCTCATCATCATCACAGTAATCCAGATTGAACCCCGTCTCCAAACACCTATGTATTTTTTCCTGACTAACCTGTCCTTCCTAGATATCTGTTACACTACAACTAATGTCCCACAAATGCTTTCCAATATTGTGGGGAAGAAAAAGACCATCTCCTTTACTGGCTGTGCAATACAGATGTATTGCTCCCTCTCCTTTGGGATGATTGAATGTGTCCTTTTGGGGGTCATGGCATATGACAGATATGTTGCTATTTGTGCCCCATTGCACTATATAGTCATTATGAACAAGCGTACTTGTGTTCACATGGTCATCATTTCCTGTACTAGCAGCTTCCTAAGTTCTATGGTGATAAACGTCCTCACCTTGAGATTGCCCTACTGTGGGCCTAATGTGCTGAACCACTTCTTCTGTGAAGTACCCGCAGTACTAAGGTTAGCATGTACAGATACATCTTTCACAGAGCTGGTCGTGTTCATCTTTAGCATCATAATTGTCTTCATTCCATTCCTTCTCATTGTGATCTCCTATGCTCGCATCCTCCTATCAGTCCTCAAGATGCGTTCTGCATCAGGAAGGCTTAAAGCATTGTCCACCTGTGCCTCCCACCTGACTGTGGTGGTTTTGTTCTATGGGACGGCCATGTTCATGTATATGCGGCCTCAGTCCAAGTCCTCCAGGTCTGGAGGGAAGATCATTGCAGTTTTCTACACTATCATCACACCGATGCTCAACCCCCTGATTTACAGCTTGAGGAACCAAGATGTTAAAGGGGCCTTGAAAAAAGTCATTAGTAAACAGAGCATGGCATAG